GAATTGATTTTTACATTACCTGGAAAAGTGGGTTGGCTGTTGGAAGCTCGTCTTTCCAAGATGAAGCGGAAGATGCAGAAGAGCATCCACTGGTTAGGCACAGACTTACACGCAATTCTGGGGGAGCTGAAGTTAGTGCGTCATCAAGTGCTGAACAACATACTGGTCCTGATACCGCACAAAACAGGAACGACTTCAATTTTGATGAGGTAATACATCGAATTCATTCTATATTGTCTAATTAGTTATTGTAATGAAAAGTTGTATAAGATCTTCATTTGCTTTTGAAGTGGGGAGGAATCTCGTCTGAGGAACACGATGAAGCTGTGATGCTTGAAGCTGCTCTTTTTGGAGGAATCCAAGAAAGCAATTACAATTTTCCATATCCACGTCAGCAGTTTGTGCAGAATAGTTTGGGAACATGATGAAGTTGTGTGATACAGCTTAAAGTCgaattaggtatatatatattgaaatgacataaataatagaaatagaatGAAGGACGAAGAGAATATAAGATAACACTTGAATTGATAGAAGAGAGACAGAACTCTAATAGGGTGAATACAATGGgggaagaataagaagatagaGAGAAGTTAATCTTGAGAGAATTCTCGAATAATGTCTAATGTGTTTTCTATAGACCCCCGATCTCTTCTTTATATAGTCTCCACCTACCATAATCAATCCTCAGCCGAATATTCTGTAGATTATATCCCTTCCTTATATACTCTCCAGCTGCCATAATCAATTTCCCGTCAATCTCACATTTTTAGCTactaccttattaataattatttatttccatataaataattatttattctcaattaatcaattatttcatattttggctAATTGCCTTATTAATAACTGTTACGTCTACCCGTCAGCTTACTTTAGGGTTAAGAAACCTAACCCTAGTAATCCCTCGTAACACTGTGATGCTTGAAGCTGCTCTTTTTGGAGGAATCCAAGAAAGCAATTACAATTTTCCATATCCACGTCAGCAGTTTGTGCAGAATAGTTTGGGGACAAATCAAGGCCTTTATCCTCAAAGGATACCTCGCTCACCATCACCAGGGCTTGCTGCTCAGCGCATGATACGAGAGCAACATGtctatatatcttttattttattttttataaaggtCAACTTTCatattaaagaagaaaataCACAAACAAGAAAGCAGAAACATAAAGAAGAAACAatagattagattagattagattcATATCAATCGAAATAATCCCATCCAGTGCAAATCCCCCATTTATTGATTAGATTCCTATTAAATGTAAATCTCAAGTCTCTAGTTTTCATGTATATTATGTAGGATGATGAATATCTTGCATCATTGCAAGCTGACAGAGAGAAAGAACTTAAAGCTGTAGAAGAGGCTGAGGTAATGCGTTTGGAGGAGCAAGCAGTTAAAGAAGCTGTCGCAGAAGCAAAAAGTTCGAGGAAGAACAGGTACTACCAAACCATGTTGCATAACCTTAACATTATAGTTTGATGTTTGCTAGGAAGATGAGTTTTCCAGAACAAATCACTGtaacaattatattttctattggccatatcaaatatatatatatatatatattttttaactcttGTTTGTATTTTGCATGTCTGCTAATGTCCTTGTCATGCATAAAATATCTTGGGGTGTGAGGGACACAACATCTGCCACTTGGCTTGTAATGTTGAGCTTATTTGAGAACTGTTATTTTGTCATCATCTCCTCACACTCACATTGGAAAATTGCTggtgttttttcttttcttggcATGAAAATTGTAATTGAATTAGATGAAATGAAACctcatttatataaaactttttgGCTACTTTTGTATCCACacttaatgttttgtttttttaccatTATACGCTtactgaatatatatatatatatatatatatatatatatatatatattgattattggGTCGGAGGATAAAGAGTAAAGACACAAGTCTTGATTACATTTCACCATATcaactattttgtttttaattaggAACATTTGGAACACTAGGCCAAAAATTGGGTTAAAATTTTGGACTGTGTTCCAAAAGATTTTCTTGATCAAGTGCTTATgccaaatgtagatttttttgtatttttagtaAGTGAACAAAACCTTATACCACAGACCGTTATGTGAAGGCATAGTTGATATGACCTTTTGGCAATGCAAATACAGTCTTACTTCTTCTTTGTAAACCATGGTTTATTCCTTGGAGGAACTAGCTTGACCTCCCACAACCATGACCTCTCACTGCCATTCAGACTCTTATTGGGAATTGAACCCGAAACCTCAATACAACTTTACATACAAGATTTAATACCAAAATGGCATTTTCAGTCTTGCTTTCCTCCTTCAAAGAGACTGTTATCCTGATATTCACTTTCCATCATGACAAGACCCATAATTAACTTGTCTTCATGCCAAAATGGACACTGAAGTTTATTTTTCCATTTGTTGTACACCTTACAACTTTGTCCTTGTGATGAAGTTTGCAGGTATGTTATGTTATTTTCAGTTTCCACCATAATGCTAAAAATGTGATTGTAATGCTAGGAAATTGAGAGAAACCTTGCTGCAAAAGAAGCTTCTCTTCCTAAGGAACCAATGGCAGATGATGAAAATGCTGTAACATTTCTTGTAAGGATGCCAGATGGAAGCCGTCGTGGTCGCAGATTTGTTAAATCAGATAAACTACAGGTAATTAATTAGACATTTATGTTAATGGAATAACAATAGCATCATATTCTATCATGTTGCTATTTACTTATTTTGCAGTGCATTCTAACTAGTAAACTTCATTGGTTTATTTTGCAGTCCCTTTTTGACTTCATTGATGTTGGGAGAGTTGTCAA
This window of the Impatiens glandulifera unplaced genomic scaffold, dImpGla2.1, whole genome shotgun sequence genome carries:
- the LOC124917179 gene encoding plant UBX domain-containing protein 8-like is translated as QFSLKAPRRWNVVLPSSKEDPGLKKIKFFLLSLCSFLKEGIDFYITWKSGLAVGSSSFQDEAEDAEEHPLVRHRLTRNSGGAEVSASSSAEQHTGPDTAQNRNDFNFDEWGGISSEEHDEAVMLEAALFGGIQESNYNFPYPRQQIPRSPSPGLAAQRMIREQHDDEYLASLQADREKELKAVEEAEVMRLEEQAVKEAVAEAKSSRKNSLQEIERNLAAKEASLPKEPMADDENAVTFLVRMPDGSRRGRRFVKSDKLQSLFDFIDVGRVVKPGSYRLVRPYPRRAEEHSAKEKHIPKNIWCSTLQHLHKKWLFYHSYVKLIIYFLVLQNITII